Proteins from one Methanobrevibacter millerae genomic window:
- a CDS encoding glycosyltransferase family 2 protein: protein MSYKVTVIIPSYNSVEFLDSTIESIKAQTFGFENIELIIIDDYSTDSTQELIDKYCAEYENIKTYESGKKTGTPGRARNIGIANSTADYIMFIDHDDKYLPDTVEKLYNAITANNSDVAIGKFQSFGENYFVTEDWITEDIILNSIDENLLFFSINNIWRMIFPKEFLLEHEITFPEGVFAEDLTFMVDSFINANKIVFINDIVYNFRLRTGDNSSTSLSKGMHYLNGLIDGYSYTADVLKKNDACKYYDTIFNQHLSCWLSDVALSETISLEDKKTLVEKSIPLFEKLENNEPFPENNAIKSIITQIVAGNLDEAYMQMGDYRLFTNRIYNLENELNQKRQQVATLQTTKGWFKYKINNIKERLF from the coding sequence ATGTCATATAAAGTAACTGTTATTATTCCATCTTACAATAGCGTTGAATTTCTGGACTCAACCATTGAATCAATCAAGGCTCAGACGTTCGGCTTTGAAAATATCGAACTGATTATAATCGATGATTACTCAACGGACTCAACCCAGGAGCTTATAGACAAGTATTGCGCAGAATATGAAAACATTAAAACATACGAATCCGGAAAGAAAACCGGAACGCCGGGAAGAGCCAGAAACATTGGAATAGCTAACAGTACTGCCGATTATATAATGTTTATCGATCATGACGACAAATATCTGCCGGATACGGTGGAAAAGCTGTACAACGCAATTACGGCAAACAACAGTGATGTGGCCATCGGAAAATTCCAGTCATTCGGCGAAAACTACTTCGTTACCGAAGATTGGATTACTGAAGACATCATTTTAAATTCAATCGATGAAAACCTCCTGTTTTTCTCAATTAACAATATCTGGAGAATGATTTTTCCTAAAGAATTTCTGCTTGAACATGAAATAACATTCCCAGAAGGCGTATTTGCGGAAGACCTGACATTTATGGTCGACAGCTTCATTAATGCAAATAAAATAGTCTTTATTAATGATATTGTATATAATTTCAGATTAAGAACTGGAGACAACTCATCAACCAGCCTTTCAAAAGGCATGCATTACCTGAACGGGTTAATTGACGGCTATTCATACACCGCTGACGTTTTAAAGAAAAACGATGCCTGCAAATACTACGATACCATTTTCAACCAGCACTTGTCCTGCTGGCTCAGCGATGTTGCCTTAAGCGAAACAATTTCTTTAGAAGATAAAAAGACACTGGTTGAAAAATCCATTCCATTATTTGAAAAGCTTGAAAATAATGAACCTTTCCCTGAAAACAATGCCATAAAAAGCATTATCACACAGATTGTGGCCGGAAACCTTGATGAAGCATATATGCAAATGGGAGATTATCGGCTCTTTACAAACAGAATTTATAATCTTGAAAACGAGCTGAATCAAAAAAGGCAACAGGTTGCTACGCTTCAAACAACAAAAGGATGGTTTAAATATAAAATAAACAATATAAAGGAAAGGTTATTTTAA
- a CDS encoding glycosyltransferase family protein, which yields MLFSKSIKNNPKAYIALKSKGNPQKISKYQKAYSRIKSLKVIDEGGYLAVHNNLNDLDYILHYLYYGINDPLDVQQSYVSDVFNLDFYKNTYGSEKPLLDYVTDGFFKGNYINALDNGYINTLEMDLYKQYFSNEKSKVEDIVSTSFYIRDKKTLIPYIQRENPVDIERIRVGVFTNDPFENLAPCPYIRLHELFSELSKSGKYTFFMYGMDSYAMMNIENILRCRLFDVVVVQRILPFLDLLREKCEKLGIRLIYETDDDLLGVEENSPSYEYVNRVSQSIIDYIDASDVVTVTTPSLASKFDDKKTVIIPNYYVNSVFDIKDDVKSEGPLKLGYYGTLTHSKDLFLIKNVILKLKEKYDFDFEVIGGFNAADNVDEDWFKAVELPPNNMDFENFMPWLSDTIDWDIAIVPLEDSPFNQCKSELKFIELAVLAVPGVYSDMCVYNSVITDGVDGFLAKDDEEWLEKIEKLILDKDLRHQIRQNALDKVLKDYDIKDRVQSWDEILSN from the coding sequence ATGCTTTTTTCCAAATCAATAAAAAATAACCCCAAAGCTTACATTGCGCTGAAGTCAAAGGGAAATCCCCAAAAGATTTCCAAATATCAAAAGGCTTATTCAAGGATTAAATCCCTTAAAGTCATTGATGAGGGCGGATATCTGGCGGTTCACAATAATTTAAATGATTTGGACTATATTCTCCATTACCTATACTACGGCATTAATGACCCTTTGGATGTCCAGCAGTCCTATGTCAGCGATGTTTTCAACCTTGATTTCTATAAAAATACTTATGGAAGCGAAAAACCTCTTTTGGACTATGTTACTGACGGTTTCTTTAAGGGCAATTATATTAATGCCCTGGATAACGGCTACATTAATACACTTGAAATGGACCTTTATAAACAGTATTTTTCAAATGAAAAGTCCAAGGTCGAGGATATAGTTTCAACTTCCTTTTACATTCGGGACAAGAAAACCCTGATTCCATACATTCAGCGTGAAAATCCGGTTGACATTGAAAGGATTCGCGTGGGGGTTTTCACCAACGATCCCTTTGAAAATCTGGCGCCATGCCCTTATATCAGGCTTCACGAACTCTTCAGCGAGCTTTCAAAAAGCGGAAAATACACATTTTTCATGTATGGGATGGATTCCTATGCTATGATGAACATCGAAAACATCCTAAGATGCAGGCTGTTTGACGTTGTCGTGGTTCAAAGGATTCTTCCGTTTCTTGATCTTTTGCGTGAAAAGTGCGAGAAACTGGGCATCAGGCTAATTTATGAAACCGATGACGATTTGCTGGGCGTTGAGGAAAACAGCCCTTCATATGAATACGTCAACAGGGTTTCACAGTCTATCATCGATTATATTGACGCATCAGATGTCGTTACCGTTACAACTCCAAGCTTGGCTTCAAAATTCGATGATAAAAAGACTGTCATCATTCCGAATTACTATGTCAATTCAGTTTTTGACATCAAGGATGACGTTAAATCAGAAGGGCCTTTGAAACTTGGCTATTACGGTACCCTTACCCATTCCAAGGATTTGTTTTTAATAAAAAATGTCATTTTGAAACTTAAGGAGAAATACGATTTCGATTTTGAGGTAATCGGCGGATTCAACGCTGCCGACAATGTGGATGAAGACTGGTTTAAAGCGGTCGAACTGCCTCCAAACAATATGGATTTTGAAAATTTCATGCCATGGCTTTCAGATACGATTGACTGGGATATTGCAATTGTTCCGCTTGAAGATTCACCTTTCAATCAATGCAAAAGCGAATTGAAGTTTATTGAACTTGCCGTTTTGGCTGTTCCCGGCGTATATTCCGATATGTGCGTCTACAACTCTGTCATCACTGATGGTGTTGACGGATTTTTGGCTAAAGATGATGAGGAATGGCTTGAAAAAATAGAAAAACTTATTTTAGATAAAGATTTAAGACATCAAATCCGTCAGAATGCTTTAGATAAGGTTTTAAAGGATTATGATATCAAAGACAGAGTTCAATCCTGGGATGAGATTCTTTCAAATTAA